The nucleotide sequence ATGCCAGATAGAGCAGGTACAGCGGGCGGAGCCACTGGCTCTCCGGCGGCAGGGTTTTCACCGTTTCCAATACCTGTTGGGCCAGGTCGTAGGCTTCTGCTGCCCGATCCTGTCGCAGCATTGCCTCGGTCAAAAAGCCCTGGGCATAGACCAGCCGAAACCGACTGGGAGCCACCGCTTGCAGATCCAGCGATCGCCGCGCTAGGGTTTCGACCTCGCTCCAGTGCTGCTGGCGGTTAAGCAACCGCATCAGTCGATTCAGGCATTTTGCCACCAGATCGGGACGGTTTGCCTGCTCAAACCGGGCGATCGCCTGGTGCAAATGGGTTTTAATCGGTTCCCAATCGGTTGTTTGCTTACTGGTCTGATCGAGCAGGTTGTAGCCCCGCCGCCCCAGGAAGTAGAGGATCAGCCCCCGTTTGAGTTGATGACTGATTGTGGTGGCAGGTGGGTTGGGAGTTTTTCCAGCTTCTTCCCGGCTCTGCCAGAAGGTCAGACTTTGCGCCAGGTGGGGTACGGCTTCTCCATCATCCTCTACCCATACCCCCTGCAAGAATGCCAGGTCAGCCTGCAACTCAGGCTCCAACCCAATCTGCCCTGACTGTAGTTCCTGTAAAGCGGCATTCAATTCTCTCCGATGTAAGAAGCCCACTTCCTTCACCTGGGATAGCAGATCGGTAAAGGAAAACTCCGGCTTCTCCTGTAACAGGTAAGCAAACAGATGGCTCACCCCCTGTTGAAGAGAAGCCAGGAGGGCAGCCGGGGGAATGGTGAACTCCGTAGTTGTCGCCCAGCTCTCAAAATCCGAGGCTAACCGCATCAACTTCTGATGAATCTCATCTGTGACCCACAACACCAGGGGAAAGGGGAAATGGGTGCGAAACTCTTCCCGCACCTGATTCGTCAGACTCAGCAGCCGATCCAGGTCATGCACCGTCTCCAACCCAAACACCAGCACCCCTCCCGCTGGTTCATTTCCGAGGGCATCTCGGATGGTGGTATAGAGGGTTTGACTGGACGGGTGGAGGGTAATTTCCTGTAAAGGTACCGTACAGATCTGGTGAAGCTGCTGAACCAGGCGATCGCGCAACTTCCCATAATTGCACCGTGCCAGGATGAGGGAAAATTTCCCAGCGGAAGACTCGATCGCCCACGCCAGTTCCTCCAGCGCCTGCTGATTGTGAACAATCATTTCCTGGGCATCAACCGGGTCATGCATCCGCTTTTACTCCCTGATTGGTATCTGTCGTGTATGTAGATCTCGGCTCCGTTGGAGTCTGGCTCCGGGGGACTTCCCCCCGGTCCCCCGCTTTTTGGGGTCCTAACTCCCCCAAACCCCCCGAAAGGGTCTGGCGTTGAGTTTTCTAATCTGGCACGACGAGTATCGGTCGTGGAGTGCCTCATCTTCCAAAAACAAGTTTCTAGTCCCTCTCCTTAATTACCCTTTGTGTAAGACAAAACGTAGTTTTCTTTCTGGTTTCCTTGGGATAGCTTTAGGTGTCGCGCACCCACCATCTCATTGGAAACTGACATATACGCCATAGTTCACTGGCACTCCTGGAGTTCCTCTGCCTCCGCCAGGATGGGATTGACATCAAACCAGGACTCGCCGCGATCGCGATACTCAAACACCAATCGACTCCGAATCAACGTCTGGTAGCCCTGATCGCCACTCACCTTCTTCCGCTGCCGTACCTGGCGCAGTAACTCCCACTCATCATCGGAAATTGGCATCATCATCTCATTCCGACGGGCACGAATCACCTCCTCCAGCATTTCGCGAGACAGGGGAACCTGCCTGCCCTTCTTAATCCAATCATTCAGTAGTCGCAGCAAATCCCGCACATGCCCCCCGCTGATGCAACACAACCGCTCCAGGGATGCCGGACTGTCAAAAAGCTCCGGGATCTGCTCCAATCGTTGACTTTCCTTCAGCTCAGGAAATGCCCTTGCCAGAACCATCTGTTGCAGTAGTGCCAGTCCCTCACCACACGCCTGACCATCGCGAAACTGTAAAGGCACCATTGGCAATACCTTCGGTTCCTCGTAACGCTGGGTCAACATGCCGTACTCATTCGAGAACTTCAGTGCCAGGGGCATGGTATAGACCAGGTGGCAACGAAGTCGGGTGAGACATTCACTCTGGTCAATGAACAGGTATTCCTGCTGGGGTCGCCCAAAGGATTTTGCCCGACTGTCAATCCGATCCAGGTTATCGACAATCACCACCAGTCCCTTTTTCCCTCGCTGTTTTAACCGGGCGATCGCAGGCTCCAGCAACTCCTGGTTAATGGCATCCAGCAGTTTATTCTTTTGGGGGCCAAGAAACTGGTTCAGGCGATCGCGCAGGTTCTGGTCATTCTTCGCTACCACCGTCAGTTCAGCAATACCCGCCGAGAGGGAAACTTCCCGCTTATCCGTATCCAGTTCAACCTTGCCAACCGGCAAATTCACCCCCGCCTTCACATTGATTTCTGTCAGCAGCACCTTTCTGGTCGCCGCCAGCAACGCCCGAAAACCCGTTGCCTGAGGATCCAGATTTGCCTGTTCCAGACTCTCACTCACCCGTTTGGCGATCGCCAGCAGCACATCGCCAATGTCCACATCCGCCATTTCCAGGTCTTCACTGGACTCAAAATAGACCACATGAAACCCTTCCTGCTCCAGTTCTGCCTTCAGCCGCAGTAACTCCGTAGACTTGCCACAACCAATGTGCCCCGTAAACAGCACACAGGTCGGTTCATCCGGTGAGAAAAACGTAATGTTATCCTTCAACTCCTCAATAATCTTGCCACCCCGCACCGGAGAGAAATCAATATAAAACTTCTGATCCTCAGGGTTGCCCGCAACTAACGTTTTACTGGGGTTAGTTGCCTGAAAGAACCGGCGTAAGTCAACTGCCATAGTCAACTGCCATAATAAGGTTTAACAAACGACTTTTAGCGATGGCGCAGAAAGAAGAGGGGGTTAAGATCCCCGGAATTTCAAAGATTCCGGGGATCTGGATAGAGGCTCCATGTTTCAACCAGCACCCTTTGAGTTTGCTAGTTCCACAGTAACTCTAACCAGAGAATTCGAGTAAAATCTCAACTCTTCTCAACTATCTCCAGACCCCGGAGGTTTCAAAACCTCCGGGGTCTAACACGCTGATTTCCCATCCGATCCTGGCAATTTGTTTGTAGGATGCAAGATTCTGAACAGAAAGATTAGGATATAGCCCTTTTCAAGGATGCGAGGTACCGTGAGGGGGTGGAGCACCGCACTGTGCCTCGCATCCCCGTACCTCACTTAGTTGAGAAACACTTAATTGAGAAACGCTTATATGAGGTTCAGGGTTCTTCGGATTGCCAGTTGCGAATTGTTGCGAGAACTTGCAGCAACCGCCCAGTACCACCAGTCAGATTTCTAACATTAAGTTTTTAAGATTACAATCATGGTTTAGGGAGTATTGCAGGAATAAGTTTATGGTAGGTGCGATCGCTGAAACGAAAGGACGCACTTAACGCTCACCCCTGTGAAGATTCTGGACCTGTGAAGATTCTGGAACAATCCCCGCAGAAGTTAGTACTGCCCAGTCGCCCCTCCCCTGTCCTGGTGGCGTTTATCATTGTCTGGGCATCCGGTTTTGCCGGGATTCCCCTGTTTCTGATGCCATTGGTAGCCGAATCAGCGGGGGTTGAAACCGTTACCTGTCAGCGTCAGCAGACTGTCAATTGTCTGATCACAAGAACGACCTACTTTGGTCTGGCTAAGCGGGAATCTCAAACCATTGAGCAGATTGAAAGTGCGGGAGTTGACAGGGCTATGAGGCGGGATGGTGGTCGTCGCACCCGCTATGTATATCAGGTGTTTGTCCAGACAACGCAGGGTAAGGTTCCTCTGACTCCTTTTCAAAATCACTCCCAGGTCTGGCAAGATGTTGCTGCCCAAATTAATCAGCTTAAGTCAGGGGCAAGAACGGTTCCCCTGGTCGCTACCATCGACCACCGACTGGAAAATCTGGGAATTCTCCTGTTGCTGAGCCTCTTTGTGGGAATTGGCGTAACCATTCTGTGGGCAATCCTGCAAGTTAGAACCTATAAGTTTGAAAGACTTTTCAGACGATTGACCGTCCATCGCTCCACCCTGTTCGGAAAATCAACCAGACAGTATAGCTTTCAGGACATTGAGCAGGTAACTCTGGAAGAAGTTCGCAGAAAAGCGAGGCGATTTCACAACCTGCTTCTGACCTTGAAGACCGGGAAAAAGCTAATGCTGGACTCCGAAACAACTTCTGGAAATTTGTCCGCGATCGCGGATTTAGTCCGCAAGATACTTGCTTAAGATCCGTGGCACAGTGGGAAAACCTGCCAGCGGATCTGATTTGGGTAATTAGTGTGTAGAACGTATGATTATAAATAAAAAAGTAGGATTATGAGGGATACCCATCTATGGATGCTCTGCAAGACCTGCTGACGGCGATCGCCATTTTTCTGGAATATTTCATCGCTGGCTACACCGCCATCGCCTTTGTTATCTATTCATTTGAGCGTCGAGCTGCTGAAAAAACCAGACGAGAACCGTTGTGTCTCCCTGGGCGGGAAGATACGGCAGTTTCCCTGGTTAAAAAAGTTGAAGAAGAGCGGATACTGATTCCCGCTGGCTAAAATACCCGCTCTGTGAGAACCCCAGAGGCAATCATCCCTCTCTCGGAAAACGCCAGAGGTGAGTGCTCCTCACGCCTCATCCCTGACCAGACTTTGCTTCACCTGTTCGAATAACTGCTCAAGACTGCGGGCAGGTTCTTTGCAGCTTAAGCCCTGGCACACCATGCCAACCACACTGGCTGGCATGGTTTCGGCTTTGTACACAACCGTCGGTAAATAGTGGGTAGAAAGGGTTGCAACCTGCGCCGGGGTTGTGCGAATCAGGGTGGGAGTCTGGAACCAGTCGAGGGCTGAGAACAGGCTAGGGCATGACTGGGGCGATCGCTGCATGACCACACCAAATGCCCGCAGGGTCTGCTCTGCTTTTTCCAGATAACTCAGGTCTTCGGTTAGCAACGCCAGCCGGACCAGATTGGCGATCGCAATCCCATTGGCAGCCGGGGTTGCGTTGTCTACATAGTTGCGTTCTCGCAACAGCAGATCATCCCTGGCATCGGTATTGTAGTAACCGCCCATTTCAATGCTCCAGAGAAATTCGTCGAACTCCTCCTGGATTTTGAGGGCATTTTCTAGCAGGCTGAGGGGTGACAGGTTGGGTTCCTGCCCGATGTCTGCTGCCAGCGAAGCCTGGTGCAGATCCAGCAGTGCCTTGATGAACAGGGCATAATCCTCGGATTGCGCCAAAACAGCGGGTTTTCCGTCGTAGTTAACCCGATGGAACCGCCCATCCACCCACTGATGGGTCAGGATAAAAGTGGCAGCCTTTGCGGCCAGTTGCCCGTATTCCGGGTTTTGAAACACAGCCGCTGCCCGTGCCAGCCCCGAAATCATCAAACTATTCCAGGCAACAATCATTTTGGTGTCGGTTACGGGAGGAATGCGACCCTGCCAGGGAGTGGTTTTCGCTGCCTGATTGTTGCGGGCAGGGGGAAATGTGCTCAGGGCAGTGGCAGGGCTGCCATAGCGGGCGATAAACAATTTGCCTAAGGCGGTTTCCAGCGTCGGGGATAGCTCGCCGGGGTGCTGGCGCTGGAGGACGTTATAGCCCTCAAAGTTGCCGGATTCGGTCACCGTGAACTGTGCCGTGAGTTCTGCCAGTTCCTCTGGTGTCAACAACTGGTTCAGTTGTTGATAAGCCCAGACATAGAAGGCACCTTCCTCCGGTTCTGCCTCGGTGGGGTGAGTAAAGCTATCAGCATCCTGCGCAGCATAAAAGTAACCCTCAGGGGCGGTCATTTCCCGCTTGAGCCACGCGACGGTGAGGGCGATCGCCCGCTCAAAGGCTGGTTCCCGCACACCCATTGCCCACAGGTTTGCCAGATATTCCACAATCTGGCCATTGTCGTAAAGCATCTTTTCAAAGTGGGGCACCGTCCAGGTGGGGTCCACCGTGTAGCGGTGAAAGCCCCCTGCCACATGGTCAAAAATTCCTCCCAGTGCCAGATTCAGCCCCCGCTCAGTGCTGACCTCAGTGGCGTTATAGCGAGACTCAAAGTCAAATCGGGCGGCTCGCAGGGCAGCGT is from Leptothermofonsia sichuanensis E412 and encodes:
- a CDS encoding ATP-binding protein, giving the protein MAVDLRRFFQATNPSKTLVAGNPEDQKFYIDFSPVRGGKIIEELKDNITFFSPDEPTCVLFTGHIGCGKSTELLRLKAELEQEGFHVVYFESSEDLEMADVDIGDVLLAIAKRVSESLEQANLDPQATGFRALLAATRKVLLTEINVKAGVNLPVGKVELDTDKREVSLSAGIAELTVVAKNDQNLRDRLNQFLGPQKNKLLDAINQELLEPAIARLKQRGKKGLVVIVDNLDRIDSRAKSFGRPQQEYLFIDQSECLTRLRCHLVYTMPLALKFSNEYGMLTQRYEEPKVLPMVPLQFRDGQACGEGLALLQQMVLARAFPELKESQRLEQIPELFDSPASLERLCCISGGHVRDLLRLLNDWIKKGRQVPLSREMLEEVIRARRNEMMMPISDDEWELLRQVRQRKKVSGDQGYQTLIRSRLVFEYRDRGESWFDVNPILAEAEELQECQ
- a CDS encoding thioredoxin domain-containing protein — translated: MANRLAQSNSLYLRKHADNPIDWWYWCDEALETARRDDKPIFLSIGYSSCHWCTVMEGEAFSDPAIADYMNANFLPIKVDREERPDLDSIYMQAVQMMIGQGGWPLNVFLSPDDLVPFYGGTYFPVEPRYGRPGFLQVLTAIRQYYDTQKEKLKSVKEEILDNLRSVTALQPMQELNQDLLKQGLEYSTGVIAGRSPGPSFPMIPYADAALRAARFDFESRYNATEVSTERGLNLALGGIFDHVAGGFHRYTVDPTWTVPHFEKMLYDNGQIVEYLANLWAMGVREPAFERAIALTVAWLKREMTAPEGYFYAAQDADSFTHPTEAEPEEGAFYVWAYQQLNQLLTPEELAELTAQFTVTESGNFEGYNVLQRQHPGELSPTLETALGKLFIARYGSPATALSTFPPARNNQAAKTTPWQGRIPPVTDTKMIVAWNSLMISGLARAAAVFQNPEYGQLAAKAATFILTHQWVDGRFHRVNYDGKPAVLAQSEDYALFIKALLDLHQASLAADIGQEPNLSPLSLLENALKIQEEFDEFLWSIEMGGYYNTDARDDLLLRERNYVDNATPAANGIAIANLVRLALLTEDLSYLEKAEQTLRAFGVVMQRSPQSCPSLFSALDWFQTPTLIRTTPAQVATLSTHYLPTVVYKAETMPASVVGMVCQGLSCKEPARSLEQLFEQVKQSLVRDEA